The Alicyclobacillus macrosporangiidus CPP55 genome segment TGCAGCCGGCGGCGGGGTGTATTTCAGTCATGCCGCGTGGGCAGCCCAGGATCTGGTACAATCCGGCAACGGAAATGGGAACGGGAACGGCCATGGGAACGGCAACGGCAACGGGAATGGCAACGGGAACGGCAACGGAAATGGAAGTGGCAACGGAAACGGCAACGGTCACGGCAATGGCAACGGAAATGGCAACGGAAATGGCAACGGAAATGGCAACGGAAATGGGAACGGAAATGGGAACGGGAACGGCCATGGGAACGGCAACGGCAACGGGAATGGCAACGGCAACGGGAACGGAAACGGCAACGGGAATGGCAACGGCAATGGCAACGGCAATGGCAACGGCAATGGCAATGGCAACGGCAATGGCAATGGCAATGGCAATGGCAATGGCAACGGAAATGGCAACGGAAACGGGAATGGCAACGGGAATGGGAATGGGAATGGGAATGGAACCCCCTCCCCGTACCTGACGTACCTCGGGCAGGGCATTTCGTTTATCGCCCAGCTGCCGGGAGCTCAATCCAAGCCGGCGCAGCTGGACGCCGGGGGCACATTGTACACGCCGCAGATGTCCGCCTTCACCGGGTTCAGCGGGCCGGCGCCAACGTTGTTCTATGTGGATGGCACCCATTTGACCCTGCAAGACCCCTGGCAATTGACGGATTACCTCAACGGCGGCCGCGTGACCACTGGAGGGTCGCTCGATAACCTGGTGGGCGCAGTGGTTTCGAAGTACCACGACGTGATTCAAAGTCAGGCGCAGCAGATCGGATCGACAACCATTCGCAATCCGGGCGATCCCCTGCCAGCAAGCGGGGGCGTGGTGTCCGTCCGTGACGGCTTTTACAGTGTACCGGGTGAGTCGACGGTCACGGGTCCGATGTATTTCACAGGGGACCTGACGATCCCGCCTGGAGCTGTGCTGCACATGCGAGGGCCGTTGTACATCGATGGAAACCTTACGGTGCAAGGGCAACTCGACACCACCGCGGCAGTCTTCGTTTCTGGCGACATCGTCATCGACCCGGGGGAAAACGGGGCGGGTGCCACGCAGCAGAGCCCATGGGTGCTGTTTGCGGACGGGGACATTTCGCTGACCCCGGAGCCGGGCACCCAGCCCGAGTTTTCTAATCCGATTGGGTTGTATGCATTTCTGAACAGCGCGGGGAATATCTTTGTAAACGGGGTGGATGGATATTACCGGATTTATGGCGGAGTGGCCGGGGCGAACGTGGTCATCGACGGGCAGATGGCAGATCAGGCTGACGTCGCCCGCAGGCTGTTCCTGGGCTACAATCCAAGTGCCATCCAGCACCCGCCGCAGGCGATGCCGGGGATTGGAGACGTGGACGGGCCGAAGTCGGGCATCCTGTCTGGGCTTACCCTGCAGCCGCTGCCACAACCTGTGACCATCCCGTGAGGGATGGCAATGGCAGCAGGCAGCGCACGATGGTGGCGTTTGCAATTTTTCCGCGAGATCCGATATACTGTAGCAAACCTGTTTCGCCGGGCCGCCTCTTCACATACACAGACCAAGGGGTGATGGGGTGCGGATTCCTAAGTCGAAGGTGTGGTATCTGTCGGCCGCCACAATGGCGCTCTTGGGGACCACCGGCGTGGCGGGCGCCCGCGGGTACAAATCTGTGACCGTCGTCGATCACGGACAGCGGAGGGTCATGCAAGGATTGGCCACGGGTACG includes the following:
- a CDS encoding type IV pilus modification PilV family protein, whose translation is MAHKEQGSTLVTVLAAVLILTVMLTAVLGASAQEMNATKRSLDSAQALMDARSAVLTVYDEMKYEFQIPQWISTYIPSGSLDGKVVQQGMQAWTQFLNTIQLPYMFANRDITAQVDLLTGPGDSNLASVSLSDPHQPAGYIFQNFRIRVTARSGSASESLQTVVTISNALPSFSYAAYAANHLYVCGSPEMQGQLAAGGGVYFSHAAWAAQDLVQSGNGNGNGNGHGNGNGNGNGNGNGNGNGSGNGNGNGHGNGNGNGNGNGNGNGNGNGNGNGNGNGHGNGNGNGNGNGNGNGNGNGNGNGNGNGNGNGNGNGNGNGNGNGNGNGNGNGNGNGNGNGNGNGNGNGTPSPYLTYLGQGISFIAQLPGAQSKPAQLDAGGTLYTPQMSAFTGFSGPAPTLFYVDGTHLTLQDPWQLTDYLNGGRVTTGGSLDNLVGAVVSKYHDVIQSQAQQIGSTTIRNPGDPLPASGGVVSVRDGFYSVPGESTVTGPMYFTGDLTIPPGAVLHMRGPLYIDGNLTVQGQLDTTAAVFVSGDIVIDPGENGAGATQQSPWVLFADGDISLTPEPGTQPEFSNPIGLYAFLNSAGNIFVNGVDGYYRIYGGVAGANVVIDGQMADQADVARRLFLGYNPSAIQHPPQAMPGIGDVDGPKSGILSGLTLQPLPQPVTIP